Proteins from a single region of Streptomyces sp. Tu 3180:
- a CDS encoding glycosyltransferase: MSEKNLHETSRLAYCRRMTTPAHIAMFSIAAHGHVNPSLEVIRELVARGHRVTYAIPPLFAEKVAETGAEPKLWNSTLPGPDADPEAWGSTLLDNVEPFLDDAIQALPQLIEAYEGDTPDLVLHDITSYPARVLAHRWGVPAISLSPNLVAWDGYEQEVAEPMWEEPKRTERGRAYYARFHAWLEENGITEHPDPFTGRPARSIVLIPKALQPHADRVDERVHSFVGACQGDRGAEGTWRRPAGAEKVVLVSLGSSFTKQPAFYRECVKAFGDLPGWHLVLQIGRHVDPAELGDVPANVEVRSWVPQLAVLKQADLFVTHAGAGGSQEGLATATPMIAVPQAVDQFGNADMLQALGVARHVPTGEASAETLRSTALALVDDPEVARRLKDVQAGMAEEGGTRRAADLIEAELPARR, encoded by the coding sequence GTGAGCGAAAAGAATTTGCACGAGACGTCTCGTCTCGCTTACTGTCGGCGCATGACCACTCCCGCGCACATCGCCATGTTCTCCATCGCCGCGCACGGCCACGTGAACCCCAGCCTGGAGGTGATCCGCGAGCTCGTGGCGCGGGGGCACCGGGTGACGTACGCGATCCCGCCGCTCTTCGCGGAGAAGGTCGCCGAGACCGGCGCCGAACCCAAGCTGTGGAACAGCACGCTGCCGGGCCCCGACGCCGACCCGGAGGCCTGGGGGAGCACGCTGCTGGACAACGTGGAGCCGTTCCTCGACGACGCGATCCAGGCGCTCCCGCAGCTGATCGAGGCGTACGAGGGGGACACCCCCGACCTCGTCCTGCACGACATCACCTCCTACCCGGCGCGCGTGCTGGCCCACCGCTGGGGCGTGCCGGCGATCTCCCTCTCACCGAACCTCGTCGCCTGGGACGGGTACGAGCAGGAGGTCGCGGAGCCGATGTGGGAGGAGCCGAAGAGGACCGAGCGGGGGCGGGCCTACTACGCCCGCTTCCACGCCTGGCTGGAGGAGAACGGGATCACCGAGCACCCGGACCCGTTCACGGGCCGCCCCGCCCGCTCGATCGTCCTGATCCCCAAGGCGCTGCAGCCGCACGCCGACCGGGTCGACGAGCGCGTGCACTCCTTCGTCGGGGCCTGCCAGGGCGACCGCGGCGCCGAGGGGACGTGGCGGCGGCCCGCCGGCGCCGAGAAGGTCGTGCTCGTGTCGCTCGGGTCGTCCTTCACCAAGCAGCCGGCCTTCTACCGGGAGTGCGTCAAGGCCTTCGGCGACCTGCCCGGCTGGCACCTGGTGCTCCAGATCGGCAGGCACGTCGACCCCGCCGAGCTCGGTGACGTACCGGCGAACGTCGAGGTGCGCTCCTGGGTGCCGCAGCTCGCGGTCCTGAAGCAGGCCGACCTGTTCGTCACCCACGCCGGTGCGGGCGGCAGCCAGGAGGGGCTGGCCACCGCCACGCCGATGATCGCCGTACCGCAGGCCGTGGACCAGTTCGGCAACGCCGACATGCTCCAGGCGCTCGGTGTGGCCCGGCACGTCCCCACCGGCGAGGCGAGCGCCGAGACCCTGCGCAGCACGGCCCTCGCCCTCGTCGACGACCCGGAGGTCGCCCGCCGGCTGAAGGACGTCCAGGCCGGCATGGCCGAGGAGGGCGGCACCCGCAGGGCGGCCGACCTCATCGAGGCGGAGCTGCCCGCGCGGCGGTAG